The following proteins come from a genomic window of Oncorhynchus nerka isolate Pitt River unplaced genomic scaffold, Oner_Uvic_2.0 unplaced_scaffold_1156, whole genome shotgun sequence:
- the LOC135569873 gene encoding deoxyribonuclease-1-like, translated as MRVACLLVLFLLALVQLGGCLLLGAFNIKTFGDKKSSNSTLMDIITQIVHRYDIMLIQEVRDTDLSATNKLMQHVNKGLSPYRYSHIVSEELGRSTYTERYLYLYREETVSVAKNYTYDDGCEPCGTDTFIREPFIVMFSSNYTAVGNFVLIPQHTSPDSAVKEVDALYDVAADVRARWTPM; from the exons aTGCGTGTAGCCTGTCTGTTAGTGCTGTTCCTATTGGCCCTGGTGCAGCTGGGAGGCTGTCTGCTGCTAGGAGCCTTCAACATCAAGACATTCGGAGACAAGAAGTCCTCCAACTCAACCCTCATGGACATCATCACTCAG aTAGTGCACCGTTATGATATCATGCTGATCCAGGAAGTAAGAGACACTGACCTATCAGCAACCAACAAACTGATGCAGCACGTCAACAA AGGCTTGTCTCCCTATAGGTACAGTCACATTGTCAGCGAGGAACTGGGCCGCAGTACctacacagagagatacctctacctgtacag AGAGGAGACGGTCTCTGTGGCTAAGAACTACACGTACGATGACGGCTGTGAGCCCTGCGGTACAGATACCTTCATCAGAGAGCCCTTCATTGTCATGTTCTCCTCGAACTACACAG ctGTGGGGAACTTTGTTTTGATTCCTCAACACACGTCTCCAGACTCGGCAGTGAAGGAGGTTGATGCTCTGTACGATGTGGCCGCTGACGTCAGAGCTCGCTGGACACCAATGTga